The nucleotide window TGTATCGAAAGGGGCAATTCGCCGAGCAACTCATTTACCCGGAAGGGAAATACACGCTGTCGCCGGAATTAGTGCCTGATACACCCGATGCCCCTTCGATTAAAATGACCTGGAAGGGCATCCTGTGGCTGTATCCCGATGGGCGCACAGTCGATGTGACCTTGGAGAATTCGTTCGGCCATCAAGCAATACTCAGATATCGTCCTGATTTACTATCAATTCGATGAAGCCGTGTAAGAATTTTTCGTTTCGTTAGGTGTTGTTTCAATAAGAAAGGCGTTCGATGGAAAATCTTCCTCAACTTGAGTATGTTCTCTTACATAAAGAACAATCGACTCTGACGATCACTCTGAACCGTCCCGAAGTATTGAACGCTTTCAATGATGCACTTGGGTCGGATTTACTCGTCGCGCTCAAGTTTGCCGAGAAGGATTCCGATACCCGCTGTGTAGTTCTAACCGGAGCTGGAAAAGGTTTTTGCGCCGGTGAAGACTTGAAACAACATCTCGCCTCACCAAAACCGTTGGGCGATACGTTACGAAAACGATATCACCCGATCATTCAAAGAATTCGTACTCTTGAAAAACCGGTTATTGCCCGGATCAATGGGGTTGCCGCCGGAGCCGGGGTCGCATTGGCATTAGCGTGCGATATTCGTATCGCAGTCGATACCGGAAAATTTGCAATGGCATTCGTAAAGATTGCCTTGGTTCCCGACAGTGGAATGTTTTGGTTTCTACCACGCTTAATCGGGTACGCCCGTGCGTTTGAGTGGATGGCGACCGGCGATGTCGTATCTGCCCAAAAAGCCCTCGAATGGGGTATGGTGAATCAATTGGCATCGACCGAGCAGTTAGACGAAGCGGTGCAGCAATGGGCGGTTCCGTTTGCCACCGGACCGACTGCGGCTTATGGTTTAATCAAACGTGGATTACAAGCAGGAATGGATCGGTCATTTGAGCAATCCTTGGAGCAGGAAGCCTATCTCCAAGAGCTTGCAGGAAATCTTTCCGATCACAACGAAGGGGTTCATGCCTTTCTGGAAAAGCGGGAAGCCCGGTTTAGCGGTCGTTAAGATTGCTTTTTAACAGCTTTGCCCGTATGTTCGGAATTGCTTTACCACAGGTGTTTACTTATGCACATAACAACTCGAGCCTTGTTTTTTCGTGATGGGCGTAATATTATTGCGCTTTCGCCGGAACTTGGAATTTCCTCGTGGGGAAATTCGGTCGACGACGCTTCGCGGAATTTACAAGAAGCGGTGCGATTGTATTGCGAAACCGCCCGCGATCAGAACGATTTAGTGGAAGTCTTAGAAGACGCAGGTTACTCCCGTGAAGCGCCGGGGATGCCTTGGGTTCCACCACCCTTACTGGAACAGCGCGATGTCGATGTGGAATTCGATGAGCAGTAGCACTATACCGGGGAAGCAGATTTTA belongs to bacterium and includes:
- a CDS encoding enoyl-CoA hydratase-related protein; amino-acid sequence: MENLPQLEYVLLHKEQSTLTITLNRPEVLNAFNDALGSDLLVALKFAEKDSDTRCVVLTGAGKGFCAGEDLKQHLASPKPLGDTLRKRYHPIIQRIRTLEKPVIARINGVAAGAGVALALACDIRIAVDTGKFAMAFVKIALVPDSGMFWFLPRLIGYARAFEWMATGDVVSAQKALEWGMVNQLASTEQLDEAVQQWAVPFATGPTAAYGLIKRGLQAGMDRSFEQSLEQEAYLQELAGNLSDHNEGVHAFLEKREARFSGR